Below is a genomic region from Dioscorea cayenensis subsp. rotundata cultivar TDr96_F1 chromosome 14, TDr96_F1_v2_PseudoChromosome.rev07_lg8_w22 25.fasta, whole genome shotgun sequence.
TGTTTTTGTTGTGGTGGTgtggtgtttgttttgttgtggtTCTATCTGTTCCACTTTTGGTGGGAGCTTGTGTTCTTTCCAGTTATTAATAgtagttgtggtttatccactttttcaaaaattccaaaatgcATCAACACACAAGAATCAAAGACAACTGCATGCATGGAATCTTGCATAATTGGTTGAATTCTTTGGGTTTACATCACCATCCCACCATGCATGGTTAAGAGCTAGCTGTACAATAAGATATAAATGGCAGCTGTTATGCTTCAACTAAGAAATGGGGTgaggaaatatttaaaatgcTGAATtgagtaaaaaaaggaaaattgaaGGAAACTTTTGCAGTATGCAAACTGCAAATAAGTTGGACAAattatatctttgattttttattaatgggaaaattaaaattaaaaaactgtGATTTCATAGTTTTGCAAAATAGGaatagtggatttttttttcacatttaaactaaaatttttctagctagtaaaaaaagagaaaaatcattAACAGTGTTAACTCATCCTTATTTTGTaaggtaaaattgtcaatttagtTAAAAATTTGGCACAAAAGAgattaataggaaaaaaaaaatttataccgTATAGGCCAGCTTTCAAATAAACTGATGAGTTttatatttaccaaataaaataaattaatactattACAGTAAAGTTGGAGAAGCCATAtagtttttagaaaaaaatcttcaattcctatttcattgttttttttatcaataaataaatattaactaatCCTTAAGAGTTCATTAATTAGTTAGGACTCTgaataattatgcatataattaatatgaacTGACCCCTAAGAGATGGCATACATAGTAGTGACTCTAAAATACCATGAATTGGAGATTTTAGATGACCAGGTAAAGAATAAATATGAACGGAAGTCTAAAAGATGGTTAACCTACTAGTGACGAATATAAATAGACCATTGAAAAATGGTTAATTAGTTAGTGACTCTCAATAAACAAGTAAGAAGTAAATTTGAACAGATCTCTGAGATAGGACTAACCTACAAGTAACTCTAacatattaattactttaaataCTGTGCAAGCAATAAATATGACCGACCTAAGAGATGGCCAACTAGCTAGTGATTCTAAATATtgggttaaaaataaatatgataactGGTTGTCGGTTGTGAGTGCAGATTAACAATTCATTTCCCTCGTCTATGATTGAAGGTGTACGGTTTGATGATTAATTCTCATCTTCTGCACATgttcttgatttatataatgcttgttatttttgttaaaaatatatatatggattaaCCCATATATGAGGTAAAACCCTAATTAATTAGTCAATTAATTTCATATgagataaaatattaatatgaattaaTGTCTGGGTTAGTATCAACGTCATACGTACTAGTATAAAGCCAATGGTTCTAAAGCGATGGGTAACAAGAAAAGTTAGTATAACACTTTTACTCTGTAATCATCAATAGGTATTGATATATTAatactaaataatttaaatcataccttccgtaaaaaaaaaatattgatgagttaatatattcaatattttaaatatttttaaaattttgaatagaTAAGaagtattaaaattaaaaaataacatatagaagaagatacatgaaattattttttattttatttttttgaaatatagataaattataaatcattcaaacacCAATTGCAGAAGAGAATGGAATACTAGCTAGTTTCTATACGATAAGAGTACATGATGATGCACTATGacattttgattttgatgcaTGCTAATTAATTCACAACGTTGGTGTGACATATCAAAGTCAATATGGCCTGCTGATCTTTTTACAATAGAAATTTTTGGTGAATCCAGTActccaaaaattttattaaaaatatgataatatctTCTAAAATTCTTATATCAAAACTTAACATCCAGCTAAAGCAACCTAATTTAGGTGGTTAGTGGCATTGACCCAGATCCTTTGGAAGAGAAAGAGGAAAGTGGGTGAAATAAAAGTTTTAACTCTATAATAAGAGTTTGCACTTTCTATATGAACCTTAATAATCTAAAATGTGCGTGTAAGACATTAATTCCATGCATGTCTCTTAACCAACCAGGAGCTTAtctctttgttaaaaaaaaatctaaatatatttatgaatttgGTCTTGTAATATATTTGATGAGCTTATGAATATATAGGTTAAGTAATatcattattttcaaatattaaaaataaattagtttttttatttaattactaatgttgcatttattttattacGAAAGGTAATAACTTATGAGATACTCATGTCTTGAATTGAAACGTGTTAGTTGTAGCATCTTCGTACTTATTAGGTAAGAACGCATGGTAAGACTTTCATTATTTGTTGTGACGTGCCCCTGATTGTACATGTATTTAtcgtatttaaaaaaataaaagatcattactgtattaaatttttattaattaaaattaagtcacttaagaaaaagaaattgctTAGAAACTTTGTAGAGGACACATGCCCAACCAAACAAATGGCTTTGACTACTTGTGCACATCACATCACATCACATCGCTTTGCACAGTCAAACTTGAATGGTTCCTTTGAATCTTCTAGTCAATCAAGGAaacctaaaataataaaagactTAAGTACCTTATAAATAGCTATGCAAAAGCATAAGCTATCAATgaagaataattaattatttattcaactATTGTGATGGAGCttcatcttatttttaattgataattaacattaaaactctcttgatttggatttcaaagaaaaaaaaatccgtATAAAAGTCAAAAATGAATTCTAATTCAAAACCATCATTATCACAGCATATTATACATACACTCTAACAATGTTCACACAATGCAATAACTAGATGCATACACACAAgcacatatagatatatatatatatatatacacacataaatgAAAGTGAAATTGATATGCAATTGGTAATAGTCAAATTAAATCACAAGTTAGAAACAAATTTCAAACAGAGCATTAATCTATAAATTCATAACTCACCCTTTCCCCATTATTCCAACTCTTCTCTCTtatcctcttctcttctcttctcttctcttctctcttggATGATCCTTACTTCAACTCCTCTATCCCTGTTTCATATActtaaaccttattcctatttctatttctatatatatatatatatataatttggtgAAAGCTTGAGGAAGTAGAAGTAGTAGCCATGGGGACAGAAGTGTCTCCAAATGAAACTTATAACAGTGATAGCCaggtttctctctctctctctctctttttattatttttcaagtataaatcttaacattttttaataattcactTAATGGTCTtagagttattttatttatctaaatgatCTTGGAGTCATTTTATTAAATGCCTGACCTTGTTAATTGGTTACATGAAAATAGCTCAAAAACTTCTTTATAGATTACTTTTTGGTgctattttggtttgtttaaaaaataaggtaaaatataagaggatgagaagaagaagaagaaaaagggcaaaaaggaagaagaaaaagttatGGTTAATTAATTGGAGCATCATGCACCTAACAAATTagcaatgttaatttttttttttgtccacatttaagtttttttatttttttatttattgttattttgaattcaaaCGGTCAATATTATTAGGTCAAGCTTCCATAAAAGTCAGGTATCAATTACACATGGAAAATTCAAAGTAACCCTCATTTAATTAATCAGAATCTATAGACTTTATGATATCTTctttaatgcatatatatatatatatataatcaatgttAACTAATGGAAAAATAGCTTATTATTTGATTGTACCtcgatttttaaaaaaattgacatcaATTGGAAAAAAACTTGCAGTTACTCTTTAGTCCATTTTCCTGGTTTTGTCACTGCTATTTCTAAGACAtaggaaaatatttattgaatcaTACATCATAATTATTGATTTTGGGATCAATTTGatagatttttaatataaataaaaaaagttaatttaatgGCCATGTGACAAGGGACGAAGATCAATTGTCAAATTTCTGCCACAAAGATAAGGGCACATAATATATTTAGAAAGCATGTGCATACTGTACATACTCAAACATGTAGTTTGTCTTTATTtgtaaaatgtatatatatatattatttaacttttaaaaatcttctaattttataaaaaataataataatggaaatagcgttatttatttatcttttaaaacactaataattaataagaaaatgtaacatcaaaccaaatcaaaatgaGCTAATTTCAGAAAAAGACAAATGCCTACATACCCATGCAATATTAGGAACACACCCTTGAAAAAATCGTACACCCATATATAGTGcaaaaatcaacaatataaattgataaaaatgatTTGTAAATAAATTCTAAGAATTGTTTAacttagagagaaaaaaagagtcaAACAAGTTCTTAAAACACTTCCAAAGCATTTATCTATTTATCAACATTGctacaagttttttttcttattttctaataaataccAATGAAATGCAGAGGAAGGAGAAGACGATAGACGAGTGGTTGCCGATAACATCATCGAGAAATGCAAAATGGTGGTACTCCGCCTTCCACAACGTCACGGCCATGGTCGGAGCCGGCGTGCTCAGCCTACCTTACGCTATGTCCGAACTCGGATGGTAAATAAGAGTTGTCCAATTATCTCACATCCTTGAAATAtttattcttaattaaaaaacaatgcGCTATATATATTTCTACAGGGGTCCTGGCATAACCATACTAATCCTGTCATGGATCATCACACTCTACACACTATGGCAAATGGTCGAGATGCACGAAATGGTACCTGGAAAACGTTTCGACCGATATCATGAACTTGGACAACATGCATTTGGCGAGAAACTTGGCCTCTGGATCGTTGTCCCACAACAGCTAATCGTCGAGGTTGGAACGAACATTATCTACATGGTTACCGGCGGAAAATCTTTGAAGAAGTTCCATGATGTTGTTTGCCCAGACTGCAAGAATATCAAGCTCACATACTTCATCATGATCTTCGCCTCTGTGCATTTCGTACTTTCTCAGCTCCCCAACTTCAACTCCATCTCTGGAGTTTCCTTAGCAGCTGCAGTTATGTCTCTCaggtaatttaaaaataaaactagcgCGTATCAAGAGAGAGTATGAACATCTAACAAACAAAAATGCCGTCGAACAGTTACTCAACCATAGCATGGGGAGCATCTGTGGACAAAGGAAAGCAACCGGGAGTTGAATATGGATACCGGGCATCAAGCACTGCAGGCACAGTGTTCAACTTCTTCAGTGCACTAGGAGCTGTTGCCTTTGCATATGCAGGTCACAATGTGGTCCTAGAGATCCAAGCAAACATACCGTCGACACCCGAAAAACCATCAAAGAAGCCGATGTGGAGGGGTGTTGTTGTTGCCTATATCATTGTCGCCATATGCTATTTCCCCGTCGCGTTTGTCGGGTACTGGGCGTTCGGGAATTCAGTCTCTGATGATGTCCTAATCACTCTGGAGAAACCCAGGTGGTTGATTGCCATGGCCAACATGATGGTTGTCATTCATGTCATTGGGGGCTACCAGGTTTGATACCATAACTTTTTTTGCTGCTGTTCATGCACCCTTTAAACAAATTAACATTGTAATTCCATTGCAGATATACGCTATGCCGGTTTTTGACATGATGGAAACAATACTTGTCAAGAAACTTCATTTCACACCTAGTCTAACCCTTCGACTAATTGCTCGCAGTCTATATGTTGGTATGTTCTTTTCTCTCCTGAAGAAAAGGCCTACAACTCTTAATTGAAATTGATTCACCTAAATTTCCTGCAGCCTTTACAATGTTCATGGGTATAACATTCCCATTCTTCAGCGAACTTCTTGGATTCTTCGGTGGATTTGCATTTGCTCCTACAACATACTTTGTAAGCCCTAAACATTTCATTGACTAAAGATAACCTTGCCGAAGAATTCGGATTCAAAAATTATTACCCTGTTTTTACAGCTCCCCTGCGTCATGTGGCTTGCTATCTACAAACCTCGGCGGGGCAGTTTATCTTGGATTTCAAACTGGGTAAGCTATCAAATGAAAACCAATAAAACATTTTCCTTGGTTTCATCCAACCTTGATTGCATCAAAAAGATTCAGATAAGTTATCTCTTTCCATGCGTTTCAGATTTGCATCATTCTGGGACTCTGTTTGATGATTCTATCACCTATCGGAGGACTTCGCCAGATCATTATCAAGGCAAAGACTTATACGTTCTACTCATAAGTATCAAACCGAATCGAACATGCATCTCAATCAGTTAATGACCATTGGATTGGTGCcacattttgaatttatggcTGGTAAGTGGGGGagatattttatgattttcttagCGAGGGCCAATAGCCTCGCATCGAGAATACAGTGAAATTCAGCGGTTATTTCGACTAAAAGCTCTTGTAATTTATGGCTTGCCTATGCAATAAAGATGAAACTATCATGTAAAACATTATGCTAGTTGTTTGTATTACAAATTTCTCATTCATTAATAAGCATGATTTATTTTCCTGTACTCAAACCAAGATCACCTACATGTTTGAAGACATAGGACAAAGCATTGAAACAAAACGACtaaaaaaaagtcataaaattttatttaggatTACCATCCTCATTATCCAAGCTAAAAACAGACAGCCAACACTAAGTTCATCAAAATTCTGAGCTAAAAAAAGAGCCCAAAATGCATTAACACCACTCACAAGAATCAAGGACAACTGCTTGAATGAAAACTTGCATAATGGGTTGAATTCTCTGGGCTTACATCACCATCCCACCATCAATGGTTAAGACCtgtacaataagaaaaaaatggtaaattGTATGCTACAACTCAGAAAAAGAATTGTGCTACATTAATGTGCTGAattgaaaaaatggaaaagcAAAGGAAACATTTGCCTATGCAAACTGCAAAAAGTTAACAATGATTTGGTCCCAGGGGccaaattataactttttttgttgatcaataaataaatcagtaCTACCTGGCCAGTTATGTAACTTGCAGCTGGACTAAGGGCTAAGAACTCCACCAGGCCAGCAACCTCTTCCGCTTGTCCGTATCTCCCTGCACAATAACATCAAATTCTTTACTCAACCTCTTCCACATTTCCTTACAAAATTCCAGCTATTTGAGGAATTGATCAAGGTTATAGTGTTGAATGAATTGCAGTCAGTTTAGCCCTCTCCCACATCTTTGGCGATGGCATAAAGGAGGAGAGAATCATGGCTttcataaacattatttcctGCAGCTATAAAACTAAACTATATTCTTTTTCTACCTGGGTCAAGGGAATGGTCATATGTCAAGGCAATTCTCTTACAAAAGTTGGCACTCAGGGAACTATGCAAAAGCAAGCATGTGCATgcacacacaatcaaaaaacTCTTAAAGAGATGAAATCATTTGAAATGATTTAATATTGTAAAGAGTTGACAGaaactcaagcaaaattaaTGGATAAATTTTCACTATGCTGCTTACCTAAAGGAATGGTCTCCAGGATTTTCTTCTCAATGTCTTCTGAAAGCTTGGCAGTCATGTCAGATGATATGAACCCAGGGGCAATAGCATTGACCTGCAGAATGGTTAAACTTACAACTAGATCAGTTCTTAGAGATCGAATACAAGTAGCATCAGTGGTTTCTATGGAAGTGTGAGCTCACATTAATATTTCTGCTTGCATATTCTTTAGCTACTGTTTTGGTCAAACCAATCACCCCCGCTTTTGCTGCACTATAATTGGCTTGACCGACATTTCCAACAAGACCAACAACAGATGCGATGTTAATGATTCTTCCCTGCACACAAGTGAAATAATAAGCGGATGAAGCAACATAGACTAGCCCTAGATCAAGGAGATCAACAACATACAAGAACACTTTGATTGAATATAACAATAAATCTGCCATCCAGTCATTTTAAAGAAATGCACACAAAAGCAAGCATGTGAGATTTTATTCagatcaaggaaaaaaatcggGTATTAACAGGTACTTGGAGTATGGCATGTACAGaacaaaaaagatatttttgctTCAGTTTAATCAACCAAACCAAATTAATGAAGGAACAATATTGGAGAaaatatgcaatgaaaacataTTTGTTTGGTAACCAAGCTAAGAATATGTCAATTAAGcttaccttcttctttttcatcataATTTTGGCCGCAGCCTGcaaaaaatcaaattctttaaggatgaataaaataatttgaggGTTAACAACTGAAACGACAAAGATGGGAATTCTGATAATTCACACCTGTGTACAAAGGAAGACACCAGTAAGATTTAGGTCGATTACTTCTTGCCATTGAGATTTCTTCATCCGCATCAATAATGTGTCACGCGTAATTCCTGAAATCATACACAGTTTTGGCTTTAAGAGCATGATATAAGACAGACAAATGAAGATCTATGCACACAAACAACCTGCATTGTTTATCAAAATGTCAACTGTTCCCCATGCATCAACAGCCTGAAACAACATCATGTTGCTAGTTCagtttagaaattaaaataaattttgagttatgcaaaaaaaattgagatattCATAATCTTTGACTAACAGTTTTGATCATAGCCTCCACATCGGCTTCTTTGGAGACATCTCCACCAAAAGTAAGGGCTTGACCTCCAGATGCCTCTATCTACAGACAAACAGACATCATTCATGATACACTTTTCTAAATTGATCAAAATTATTCATTAGTGAATTAGAACTAAAAtgcaaaattgaaaattatatgaatagactataatttgaaagaaaattaggGCGTCTATCTTGCGTAGTTGATGTAGAATTTcctcaagatatatatatatatacatatataaatatataatgaatatacCCACAAGTTAAAGAGTAACAGAACAAGTAATCACACCTCTTTGGAAACTTCTTCAGCCTCCTTTGATGACCTTGCGTAATTCACAAGTACCTGAAACAAAATGAActtcaatattttatattgcacaaatttaaattttagaaatgatTGGTTCTGCTATGCAATTAGACATTCAGAATTTATGGAAAGTTCTCAAAATGACCTCAATCTTGATTAAACATACACACAATAATAGACTTCAACACACCTACACATTGCTCAACTTTATTCGCACTTCAACATCTTGTTTTGTTGCTTACAAATTCATctaaaaccttaaaaaaaaaaaaatgttatctcTGCTAGATTACTATTAGAGATTCAAAAGGAATAACCAGAACTACATTCCTGAAGGCAACATCTGCCAGGTATGTGAGAATGTCTTTCTTTATGATTTGATAGAGCATAGGAAAATTTGCTCTCACAATACTTTTTCCTGAAGAGGATACCTATCTCCCAATTCCTATACATTTtatgcataaataaaatttttatatttctaaactAACAACgcaaaaaagataagaaaacaaatatttatcaaaaaagaaaTGCCAGTAATTTCACGCAAAGATGTGCACATAACATTTTGCCCACCTTGCAACCAGCTTTACCCAGGGCCAATGCTACAGCTTTCCCAATTCCCCTTGAGGCCCCAGTGACAACAACCACTGGTCCCTCAACTTTCTGAGTCTCCTCAACAATGGCTTGCCCAGCAGTTGCAACTTGAGTTCTCACACCTATTTTCGCAATTAATGAAATCCACAAACAGAAAATAAATGTCTGATTACCATGAAGATCAATGTCAATTAAAAAGAACACTTAATAGTATCCAAAAAGCAAATCAAAGGAAATTTATCCACTCCTAGTAGAATATCAAAAGCAAATCTGGCAATCAAAATTACAACCATCTTTCACAAAGCAATCATCTTTCCATATTTACATCATTCTTTGAATTGAGGCAAAACTTTTTAACCAAAATCccaaatttttgaatcaaaatcgaAGGAATGGGGTTACCAGACGAGGCGGGAACGGATCCATCGGACCGGAGGATGGAACGAAGGCACAGGGACCGGGTCAGCGAGTGCCCAAGGGAGAGAGACTGGAGAGGCACCGCCTTCCGGGGAGCAGCATGAGGAGCCGATTTGGCAGCAATGAGGGAAGGATTGAAGGCGATGGAGGCGGCCATGGAAGATCTGGATGAGAGATTTAGGGTGGAAATGAAGGAGGGGAGCTTGGAGAAGCGCCTTGTGAGGGTCGCCAGAGAGAAGAGAAGCCTTATAGTGCGAGCCGAGGTTGAGCTTTGGAAGCTCCGCAAAGGTCTCTAATGGCGGACAACGCGAGGAATTGAGAGAAGCTTTGGAGGATTTGCTGTTTAGTCTTGGACAGCTTACCTAACGTACAAGAGACACGTGTAGCTCATAGAGGAGATAgacaattttatatttaatttagagtttttttattatttttttacttgcatacctctaaaatcataaatttacttaaatatctttataaaaatgatatttacttataaatttctacaaatcaattatatttacttatatgccTCTATTATTAAGTTGActtttaattttgtgttaaattAATGGATGAAATATGGATAAATTACCAAAAATGAATTTACTTATACACcctctaatttttttc
It encodes:
- the LOC120275822 gene encoding lysine histidine transporter 1-like; protein product: MGTEVSPNETYNSDSQRKEKTIDEWLPITSSRNAKWWYSAFHNVTAMVGAGVLSLPYAMSELGWGPGITILILSWIITLYTLWQMVEMHEMVPGKRFDRYHELGQHAFGEKLGLWIVVPQQLIVEVGTNIIYMVTGGKSLKKFHDVVCPDCKNIKLTYFIMIFASVHFVLSQLPNFNSISGVSLAAAVMSLSYSTIAWGASVDKGKQPGVEYGYRASSTAGTVFNFFSALGAVAFAYAGHNVVLEIQANIPSTPEKPSKKPMWRGVVVAYIIVAICYFPVAFVGYWAFGNSVSDDVLITLEKPRWLIAMANMMVVIHVIGGYQIYAMPVFDMMETILVKKLHFTPSLTLRLIARSLYVAFTMFMGITFPFFSELLGFFGGFAFAPTTYFLPCVMWLAIYKPRRGSLSWISNWICIILGLCLMILSPIGGLRQIIIKAKTYTFYS
- the LOC120275823 gene encoding 3-oxoacyl-[acyl-carrier-protein] reductase 4 — protein: MAASIAFNPSLIAAKSAPHAAPRKAVPLQSLSLGHSLTRSLCLRSILRSDGSVPASSGVRTQVATAGQAIVEETQKVEGPVVVVTGASRGIGKAVALALGKAGCKVLVNYARSSKEAEEVSKEIEASGGQALTFGGDVSKEADVEAMIKTAVDAWGTVDILINNAGITRDTLLMRMKKSQWQEVIDLNLTGVFLCTQAAAKIMMKKKKGRIINIASVVGLVGNVGQANYSAAKAGVIGLTKTVAKEYASRNINVNAIAPGFISSDMTAKLSEDIEKKILETIPLGRYGQAEEVAGLVEFLALSPAASYITGQVLTIDGGMVM